A single window of Megalobrama amblycephala isolate DHTTF-2021 unplaced genomic scaffold, ASM1881202v1 scaffold379, whole genome shotgun sequence DNA harbors:
- the LOC125261235 gene encoding complement C1q-like protein 4 — protein MQSGSGYIGPFTTAITLTYRNVFTNIGNAYNPITGIFTAPLKGAYMFRISAFGHAPTIASAAIVKNGQHVVAAFDHQAQNDLNSSNGVVLILEVGDVVYVRLWNGKRLFDNASNHNSFSGYLLFPLR, from the exons ATGCAATCTGGTAGTGGATATATTGGTCCTTTTACCACTGCGATCACACTAACCTACAGGAACGTCTTCACAAACATAGGGAACGCCTACAACCCAATTACAG gtattttcacagccccactgaaaggagcgtaCATGTTCAGAATCTCTGCATTTGGTCATGCCCCAACTATAGCATCTGCAGCCATTGTTAAGAATGGACAGCATGTGGTTGCAGCATTTGATCATCAGGCTCAGAATGATTTAAACTCCTCAAATGGAGttgtgttgatcctggaggttgGAGATGTTGTCTATGTGAGACTTTGGAATGGCAAGAGATTATTTGATAATGCAAGTAACCACAACTCTTTCAGTGGTTACCTGCTGTTTCCCTTAAGATAA